The Sylvia atricapilla isolate bSylAtr1 chromosome 12, bSylAtr1.pri, whole genome shotgun sequence genome has a segment encoding these proteins:
- the MTSS2 gene encoding protein MTSS 2 isoform X2 has translation METAEKECGALGGLFQAIINDMKSSYPIWEDFNSKATKLHSQLRTTVLAAVAFLDAFQKVADMATNTRGATRDIGSALTRMCMRHRSIEAKLRQFTNALMESLINPLQDRIEDWKKTANQLDKDHAKEYKRARHEIKKKSSDTLKLQKKARKGKGDLQPQLDNALQDVNDMYLLLEETEKQAVRKALIEERGRFCTFITFLQPVVNGELTMLGEITHLQGIIEDLVVLTAEPHKLPPASEQVIKDLKGSDYSWSYQTPPSSPSSSSSRKSSMCSSVSSAKGGMAWPGGAQTCSPSSTYRYRSLAQPPAAATRLSSVSSHDSGFISQDAAYSKPPSPMPSDITSQKSSSSASSEASETCQSVSECSSPTSDWSKASPYDQPVVPTLQRRKDRVEHLREAEMGSPAGGYPGIGAEDTPRPRMSPATIAAKHGEEVSPAASDLAMVLTRGLSLEHQKSSRDSLQYSSGYSTQTTTPSCSEDTIPSQGSDYDCYSVNGDVECDPQSDFDKSSTIPRNSNIAQNYRRMIQTKRPASTAGLPTGTNLPAGTTPGVATIRRTPSTKPSVRRTLSNAGPIPIRPPIVPVKTPTVPDSPGYAGPTRVGSEECVFYADDASPNPLDFAKASPKRLSLPNTAWGGGAMEISVYPGAGQHLSAEEEEDQQLAANRHSLVEKIGELVAGAHALGEGQFPFPTALVGSGPSEETPAPPPAASMDPPAEDMLVAIRRGVRLRRTVTNDRSAPRIL, from the exons ATGGAGACGGCGGAGAAGGAGTGCGGAGCCCTCGGCGGCCTCTTCCAAGCCATCATCAACGACATGAAG AGCTCCTACCCCATATGGGAGGATTTCAACTCGAAGGCCACCAAGCTGCACTCCCAGCTCAG GACCACGGTGCTGGCCGCAGTTGCCTTCCTGGATGCCTTCCAGAAAGTGGCCGACATGGCCACCAACACCCGAG GTGCCACAAGGGACATTGGCTCGGCGCTGACCCGGATGTGCATGCGGCACCGCAGCATCGAGGCCAAGCTCCGGCAGTTCACCAA cgCCCTCATGGAGAGCCTGATAAACCCTTTGCAGGACAGGATTGAGGACTGGAAGAAAACTGCCAACCAGCTGGACAAGGACCATGCAAAAG AGTACAAGCGAGCACGCCATGAGATCAAGAAAAAATCCTCTGACACCCTCAAGCTCCAGAAAAAGGCTCGCAAAG GGAAGGGGgacctgcagccccagctggacAATGCGCTGCAGGACGTCAATGACATGtacctgctgctggaggagacagAGAAGCAGGCAGTCCGCAAAGCCCTCATCGAGGAGAGGGGCCGCTTCTGCACCTTCATCACCTTCCTGCAGCCCGTGGTG AACGGGGAGCTCACCATGCTGGGCGAGATTACCCACCTGCAGGGCATCATCGAGGACCTGGTGGTGCTCACCGCTGAGCCCCACAAGTTGCCCCCCGCCAGTGAGCAG GTGATCAAGGACCTGAAGGGCTCTGACTACAGCTGGTCCTACCAGACGCCCCCGTCCTcgcccagcagctccagctcccgCAAGTCCAGCATGTGCAG CAGCGTTAGCAGTGCCAAGGGTGGCATGGCGTGGCCCGGCGGGGCTCAGACCTGCTCACCCAGTTCCACCTATCGCTACCGCAGCCTGGCGcagccccccgccgccgccacccgCCTCTCCAGCGTCTCCTCCCACGACTCCGGCTTCATCTCCCAGGACGCCGCTTATTCCAAGCCACCTTCCCCCATGCCCTCGGACATCACCAGCCAG AAGTCCTCCAGCTCGGCGTCCTCAGAGGCATCTGAAACCTGCCAGTCAGTTAGCGAGTGCAGCTCCCCCACCTCG GACTGGTCCAAGGCCAGCCCCTATGACCAGCCAGTGGTCCCTACCCTGCAGCGGCGCAAGGACCGTGTGGAGCACCTGCGGGAAGCAGAGATGGGCTCTCCTGCTGGGGGGTACCCGGGCATCGGTGCTGAGGACACTCCCAGGCCCCGGATGTCGCCGGCTACAATTGCTGCCAAG CATGGGGAGGAGgtgtctcctgctgccagcGACCTGGCCATGGTCTTGACCCGTGGGCTGAGCTTGGAGCACCAGAAGAGCAGCCGGGACTCGCTGCAGTACTCCAGTGGCTACAGCACGCAGACCACCactccctcctgctctgaggaCACCATCCCTTCCCAAG gctCCGACTACGACTGCTACTCGGTGAACGGTGACGTGGAGTGTGACCCCCAGAGTGATTTTGACAAGTCCTCCACCATCCCCCGCAACAGCAACATCGCCCAGAACTACCGGCGGATGATCCAGACCAAGCGTCCTGCCTCCACCGCCGGGCTGCCCACGGGCACCAACCTCCCGGCCGGCACCACCCCGGGGGTGGCCACCATCCGCCGCACGCCCTCCACCAAGCCCTCGGTCCGCCGTACGCTCTCCAATGCTGGCCCCATCCCCATCCGACCCCCCATCGTCCCCGTGAAGACCCCCACAGTGCCCGACTCCCCTGGCTATGCCGGCCCCACGCGGGTGGGCAGTGAAGAGTGCGTCTTCTACGCTGACGATGCCTCTCCGAACCCCCTGGATTTTGCCAAAGCTTCGCCCAAGAGGCTGAGCCTTCCCAACACTGCCTGGGGTGGCGGTGCCATGGAGATCTCTGTCTACCCCGGGGCCGGCCAGCACCTCTCcgctgaggaagaggaggaccAACAGTTGGCTGCCAACCGGCACAGTTTGGTGGAGAAGATTGGGGAGCTGGTGGCCGGCGCCCACGCCCTGGGGGAAGGCCAGTTCCCCTTCCCCACCGCCCTCGTGGGGTCCGGCCCCAGCGAGGAGacccccgcgccgccccccgcGGCCTCCATGGACCCCCCGGCCGAAGACATGCTGGTGGCCATCCGGCGCGGGGTGCGCCTGCGCAGGACCGTCACCAACGACAGGTCGGCCCCGCGGATATTGTGA
- the MTSS2 gene encoding protein MTSS 2 isoform X4, which translates to METAEKECGALGGLFQAIINDMKSSYPIWEDFNSKATKLHSQLRTTVLAAVAFLDAFQKVADMATNTRGATRDIGSALTRMCMRHRSIEAKLRQFTNALMESLINPLQDRIEDWKKTANQLDKDHAKEYKRARHEIKKKSSDTLKLQKKARKGKGDLQPQLDNALQDVNDMYLLLEETEKQAVRKALIEERGRFCTFITFLQPVVNGELTMLGEITHLQGIIEDLVVLTAEPHKLPPASEQVIKDLKGSDYSWSYQTPPSSPSSSSSRKSSMCSVSSAKGGMAWPGGAQTCSPSSTYRYRSLAQPPAAATRLSSVSSHDSGFISQDAAYSKPPSPMPSDITSQKSSSSASSEASETCQSVSECSSPTSDWSKASPYDQPVVPTLQRRKDRVEHLREAEMGSPAGGYPGIGAEDTPRPRMSPATIAAKHGEEVSPAASDLAMVLTRGLSLEHQKSSRDSLQYSSGYSTQTTTPSCSEDTIPSQGSDYDCYSVNGDVECDPQSDFDKSSTIPRNSNIAQNYRRMIQTKRPASTAGLPTGTNLPAGTTPGVATIRRTPSTKPSVRRTLSNAGPIPIRPPIVPVKTPTVPDSPGYAGPTRVGSEECVFYADDASPNPLDFAKASPKRLSLPNTAWGGGAMEISVYPGAGQHLSAEEEEDQQLAANRHSLVEKIGELVAGAHALGEGQFPFPTALVGSGPSEETPAPPPAASMDPPAEDMLVAIRRGVRLRRTVTNDRSAPRIL; encoded by the exons ATGGAGACGGCGGAGAAGGAGTGCGGAGCCCTCGGCGGCCTCTTCCAAGCCATCATCAACGACATGAAG AGCTCCTACCCCATATGGGAGGATTTCAACTCGAAGGCCACCAAGCTGCACTCCCAGCTCAG GACCACGGTGCTGGCCGCAGTTGCCTTCCTGGATGCCTTCCAGAAAGTGGCCGACATGGCCACCAACACCCGAG GTGCCACAAGGGACATTGGCTCGGCGCTGACCCGGATGTGCATGCGGCACCGCAGCATCGAGGCCAAGCTCCGGCAGTTCACCAA cgCCCTCATGGAGAGCCTGATAAACCCTTTGCAGGACAGGATTGAGGACTGGAAGAAAACTGCCAACCAGCTGGACAAGGACCATGCAAAAG AGTACAAGCGAGCACGCCATGAGATCAAGAAAAAATCCTCTGACACCCTCAAGCTCCAGAAAAAGGCTCGCAAAG GGAAGGGGgacctgcagccccagctggacAATGCGCTGCAGGACGTCAATGACATGtacctgctgctggaggagacagAGAAGCAGGCAGTCCGCAAAGCCCTCATCGAGGAGAGGGGCCGCTTCTGCACCTTCATCACCTTCCTGCAGCCCGTGGTG AACGGGGAGCTCACCATGCTGGGCGAGATTACCCACCTGCAGGGCATCATCGAGGACCTGGTGGTGCTCACCGCTGAGCCCCACAAGTTGCCCCCCGCCAGTGAGCAG GTGATCAAGGACCTGAAGGGCTCTGACTACAGCTGGTCCTACCAGACGCCCCCGTCCTcgcccagcagctccagctcccgCAAGTCCAGCATGTGCAG CGTTAGCAGTGCCAAGGGTGGCATGGCGTGGCCCGGCGGGGCTCAGACCTGCTCACCCAGTTCCACCTATCGCTACCGCAGCCTGGCGcagccccccgccgccgccacccgCCTCTCCAGCGTCTCCTCCCACGACTCCGGCTTCATCTCCCAGGACGCCGCTTATTCCAAGCCACCTTCCCCCATGCCCTCGGACATCACCAGCCAG AAGTCCTCCAGCTCGGCGTCCTCAGAGGCATCTGAAACCTGCCAGTCAGTTAGCGAGTGCAGCTCCCCCACCTCG GACTGGTCCAAGGCCAGCCCCTATGACCAGCCAGTGGTCCCTACCCTGCAGCGGCGCAAGGACCGTGTGGAGCACCTGCGGGAAGCAGAGATGGGCTCTCCTGCTGGGGGGTACCCGGGCATCGGTGCTGAGGACACTCCCAGGCCCCGGATGTCGCCGGCTACAATTGCTGCCAAG CATGGGGAGGAGgtgtctcctgctgccagcGACCTGGCCATGGTCTTGACCCGTGGGCTGAGCTTGGAGCACCAGAAGAGCAGCCGGGACTCGCTGCAGTACTCCAGTGGCTACAGCACGCAGACCACCactccctcctgctctgaggaCACCATCCCTTCCCAAG gctCCGACTACGACTGCTACTCGGTGAACGGTGACGTGGAGTGTGACCCCCAGAGTGATTTTGACAAGTCCTCCACCATCCCCCGCAACAGCAACATCGCCCAGAACTACCGGCGGATGATCCAGACCAAGCGTCCTGCCTCCACCGCCGGGCTGCCCACGGGCACCAACCTCCCGGCCGGCACCACCCCGGGGGTGGCCACCATCCGCCGCACGCCCTCCACCAAGCCCTCGGTCCGCCGTACGCTCTCCAATGCTGGCCCCATCCCCATCCGACCCCCCATCGTCCCCGTGAAGACCCCCACAGTGCCCGACTCCCCTGGCTATGCCGGCCCCACGCGGGTGGGCAGTGAAGAGTGCGTCTTCTACGCTGACGATGCCTCTCCGAACCCCCTGGATTTTGCCAAAGCTTCGCCCAAGAGGCTGAGCCTTCCCAACACTGCCTGGGGTGGCGGTGCCATGGAGATCTCTGTCTACCCCGGGGCCGGCCAGCACCTCTCcgctgaggaagaggaggaccAACAGTTGGCTGCCAACCGGCACAGTTTGGTGGAGAAGATTGGGGAGCTGGTGGCCGGCGCCCACGCCCTGGGGGAAGGCCAGTTCCCCTTCCCCACCGCCCTCGTGGGGTCCGGCCCCAGCGAGGAGacccccgcgccgccccccgcGGCCTCCATGGACCCCCCGGCCGAAGACATGCTGGTGGCCATCCGGCGCGGGGTGCGCCTGCGCAGGACCGTCACCAACGACAGGTCGGCCCCGCGGATATTGTGA
- the MTSS2 gene encoding protein MTSS 2 isoform X5, whose amino-acid sequence METAEKECGALGGLFQAIINDMKSSYPIWEDFNSKATKLHSQLRTTVLAAVAFLDAFQKVADMATNTRGATRDIGSALTRMCMRHRSIEAKLRQFTNALMESLINPLQDRIEDWKKTANQLDKDHAKEYKRARHEIKKKSSDTLKLQKKARKGKGDLQPQLDNALQDVNDMYLLLEETEKQAVRKALIEERGRFCTFITFLQPVVNGELTMLGEITHLQGIIEDLVVLTAEPHKLPPASEQVIKDLKGSDYSWSYQTPPSSPSSSSSRKSSMCSSVSSAKGGMAWPGGAQTCSPSSTYRYRSLAQPPAAATRLSSVSSHDSGFISQDAAYSKPPSPMPSDITSQDWSKASPYDQPVVPTLQRRKDRVEHLREAEMGSPAGGYPGIGAEDTPRPRMSPATIAAKHGEEVSPAASDLAMVLTRGLSLEHQKSSRDSLQYSSGYSTQTTTPSCSEDTIPSQGSDYDCYSVNGDVECDPQSDFDKSSTIPRNSNIAQNYRRMIQTKRPASTAGLPTGTNLPAGTTPGVATIRRTPSTKPSVRRTLSNAGPIPIRPPIVPVKTPTVPDSPGYAGPTRVGSEECVFYADDASPNPLDFAKASPKRLSLPNTAWGGGAMEISVYPGAGQHLSAEEEEDQQLAANRHSLVEKIGELVAGAHALGEGQFPFPTALVGSGPSEETPAPPPAASMDPPAEDMLVAIRRGVRLRRTVTNDRSAPRIL is encoded by the exons ATGGAGACGGCGGAGAAGGAGTGCGGAGCCCTCGGCGGCCTCTTCCAAGCCATCATCAACGACATGAAG AGCTCCTACCCCATATGGGAGGATTTCAACTCGAAGGCCACCAAGCTGCACTCCCAGCTCAG GACCACGGTGCTGGCCGCAGTTGCCTTCCTGGATGCCTTCCAGAAAGTGGCCGACATGGCCACCAACACCCGAG GTGCCACAAGGGACATTGGCTCGGCGCTGACCCGGATGTGCATGCGGCACCGCAGCATCGAGGCCAAGCTCCGGCAGTTCACCAA cgCCCTCATGGAGAGCCTGATAAACCCTTTGCAGGACAGGATTGAGGACTGGAAGAAAACTGCCAACCAGCTGGACAAGGACCATGCAAAAG AGTACAAGCGAGCACGCCATGAGATCAAGAAAAAATCCTCTGACACCCTCAAGCTCCAGAAAAAGGCTCGCAAAG GGAAGGGGgacctgcagccccagctggacAATGCGCTGCAGGACGTCAATGACATGtacctgctgctggaggagacagAGAAGCAGGCAGTCCGCAAAGCCCTCATCGAGGAGAGGGGCCGCTTCTGCACCTTCATCACCTTCCTGCAGCCCGTGGTG AACGGGGAGCTCACCATGCTGGGCGAGATTACCCACCTGCAGGGCATCATCGAGGACCTGGTGGTGCTCACCGCTGAGCCCCACAAGTTGCCCCCCGCCAGTGAGCAG GTGATCAAGGACCTGAAGGGCTCTGACTACAGCTGGTCCTACCAGACGCCCCCGTCCTcgcccagcagctccagctcccgCAAGTCCAGCATGTGCAG CAGCGTTAGCAGTGCCAAGGGTGGCATGGCGTGGCCCGGCGGGGCTCAGACCTGCTCACCCAGTTCCACCTATCGCTACCGCAGCCTGGCGcagccccccgccgccgccacccgCCTCTCCAGCGTCTCCTCCCACGACTCCGGCTTCATCTCCCAGGACGCCGCTTATTCCAAGCCACCTTCCCCCATGCCCTCGGACATCACCAGCCAG GACTGGTCCAAGGCCAGCCCCTATGACCAGCCAGTGGTCCCTACCCTGCAGCGGCGCAAGGACCGTGTGGAGCACCTGCGGGAAGCAGAGATGGGCTCTCCTGCTGGGGGGTACCCGGGCATCGGTGCTGAGGACACTCCCAGGCCCCGGATGTCGCCGGCTACAATTGCTGCCAAG CATGGGGAGGAGgtgtctcctgctgccagcGACCTGGCCATGGTCTTGACCCGTGGGCTGAGCTTGGAGCACCAGAAGAGCAGCCGGGACTCGCTGCAGTACTCCAGTGGCTACAGCACGCAGACCACCactccctcctgctctgaggaCACCATCCCTTCCCAAG gctCCGACTACGACTGCTACTCGGTGAACGGTGACGTGGAGTGTGACCCCCAGAGTGATTTTGACAAGTCCTCCACCATCCCCCGCAACAGCAACATCGCCCAGAACTACCGGCGGATGATCCAGACCAAGCGTCCTGCCTCCACCGCCGGGCTGCCCACGGGCACCAACCTCCCGGCCGGCACCACCCCGGGGGTGGCCACCATCCGCCGCACGCCCTCCACCAAGCCCTCGGTCCGCCGTACGCTCTCCAATGCTGGCCCCATCCCCATCCGACCCCCCATCGTCCCCGTGAAGACCCCCACAGTGCCCGACTCCCCTGGCTATGCCGGCCCCACGCGGGTGGGCAGTGAAGAGTGCGTCTTCTACGCTGACGATGCCTCTCCGAACCCCCTGGATTTTGCCAAAGCTTCGCCCAAGAGGCTGAGCCTTCCCAACACTGCCTGGGGTGGCGGTGCCATGGAGATCTCTGTCTACCCCGGGGCCGGCCAGCACCTCTCcgctgaggaagaggaggaccAACAGTTGGCTGCCAACCGGCACAGTTTGGTGGAGAAGATTGGGGAGCTGGTGGCCGGCGCCCACGCCCTGGGGGAAGGCCAGTTCCCCTTCCCCACCGCCCTCGTGGGGTCCGGCCCCAGCGAGGAGacccccgcgccgccccccgcGGCCTCCATGGACCCCCCGGCCGAAGACATGCTGGTGGCCATCCGGCGCGGGGTGCGCCTGCGCAGGACCGTCACCAACGACAGGTCGGCCCCGCGGATATTGTGA
- the MTSS2 gene encoding protein MTSS 2 isoform X1, whose translation METAEKECGALGGLFQAIINDMKSSYPIWEDFNSKATKLHSQLRTTVLAAVAFLDAFQKVADMATNTRGATRDIGSALTRMCMRHRSIEAKLRQFTNALMESLINPLQDRIEDWKKTANQLDKDHAKEYKRARHEIKKKSSDTLKLQKKARKGKGDLQPQLDNALQDVNDMYLLLEETEKQAVRKALIEERGRFCTFITFLQPVVNGELTMLGEITHLQGIIEDLVVLTAEPHKLPPASEQVIKDLKGSDYSWSYQTPPSSPSSSSSRKSSMCSSVSSAKGGMAWPGGAQTCSPSSTYRYRSLAQPPAAATRLSSVSSHDSGFISQDAAYSKPPSPMPSDITSQQKSSSSASSEASETCQSVSECSSPTSDWSKASPYDQPVVPTLQRRKDRVEHLREAEMGSPAGGYPGIGAEDTPRPRMSPATIAAKHGEEVSPAASDLAMVLTRGLSLEHQKSSRDSLQYSSGYSTQTTTPSCSEDTIPSQGSDYDCYSVNGDVECDPQSDFDKSSTIPRNSNIAQNYRRMIQTKRPASTAGLPTGTNLPAGTTPGVATIRRTPSTKPSVRRTLSNAGPIPIRPPIVPVKTPTVPDSPGYAGPTRVGSEECVFYADDASPNPLDFAKASPKRLSLPNTAWGGGAMEISVYPGAGQHLSAEEEEDQQLAANRHSLVEKIGELVAGAHALGEGQFPFPTALVGSGPSEETPAPPPAASMDPPAEDMLVAIRRGVRLRRTVTNDRSAPRIL comes from the exons ATGGAGACGGCGGAGAAGGAGTGCGGAGCCCTCGGCGGCCTCTTCCAAGCCATCATCAACGACATGAAG AGCTCCTACCCCATATGGGAGGATTTCAACTCGAAGGCCACCAAGCTGCACTCCCAGCTCAG GACCACGGTGCTGGCCGCAGTTGCCTTCCTGGATGCCTTCCAGAAAGTGGCCGACATGGCCACCAACACCCGAG GTGCCACAAGGGACATTGGCTCGGCGCTGACCCGGATGTGCATGCGGCACCGCAGCATCGAGGCCAAGCTCCGGCAGTTCACCAA cgCCCTCATGGAGAGCCTGATAAACCCTTTGCAGGACAGGATTGAGGACTGGAAGAAAACTGCCAACCAGCTGGACAAGGACCATGCAAAAG AGTACAAGCGAGCACGCCATGAGATCAAGAAAAAATCCTCTGACACCCTCAAGCTCCAGAAAAAGGCTCGCAAAG GGAAGGGGgacctgcagccccagctggacAATGCGCTGCAGGACGTCAATGACATGtacctgctgctggaggagacagAGAAGCAGGCAGTCCGCAAAGCCCTCATCGAGGAGAGGGGCCGCTTCTGCACCTTCATCACCTTCCTGCAGCCCGTGGTG AACGGGGAGCTCACCATGCTGGGCGAGATTACCCACCTGCAGGGCATCATCGAGGACCTGGTGGTGCTCACCGCTGAGCCCCACAAGTTGCCCCCCGCCAGTGAGCAG GTGATCAAGGACCTGAAGGGCTCTGACTACAGCTGGTCCTACCAGACGCCCCCGTCCTcgcccagcagctccagctcccgCAAGTCCAGCATGTGCAG CAGCGTTAGCAGTGCCAAGGGTGGCATGGCGTGGCCCGGCGGGGCTCAGACCTGCTCACCCAGTTCCACCTATCGCTACCGCAGCCTGGCGcagccccccgccgccgccacccgCCTCTCCAGCGTCTCCTCCCACGACTCCGGCTTCATCTCCCAGGACGCCGCTTATTCCAAGCCACCTTCCCCCATGCCCTCGGACATCACCAGCCAG CAGAAGTCCTCCAGCTCGGCGTCCTCAGAGGCATCTGAAACCTGCCAGTCAGTTAGCGAGTGCAGCTCCCCCACCTCG GACTGGTCCAAGGCCAGCCCCTATGACCAGCCAGTGGTCCCTACCCTGCAGCGGCGCAAGGACCGTGTGGAGCACCTGCGGGAAGCAGAGATGGGCTCTCCTGCTGGGGGGTACCCGGGCATCGGTGCTGAGGACACTCCCAGGCCCCGGATGTCGCCGGCTACAATTGCTGCCAAG CATGGGGAGGAGgtgtctcctgctgccagcGACCTGGCCATGGTCTTGACCCGTGGGCTGAGCTTGGAGCACCAGAAGAGCAGCCGGGACTCGCTGCAGTACTCCAGTGGCTACAGCACGCAGACCACCactccctcctgctctgaggaCACCATCCCTTCCCAAG gctCCGACTACGACTGCTACTCGGTGAACGGTGACGTGGAGTGTGACCCCCAGAGTGATTTTGACAAGTCCTCCACCATCCCCCGCAACAGCAACATCGCCCAGAACTACCGGCGGATGATCCAGACCAAGCGTCCTGCCTCCACCGCCGGGCTGCCCACGGGCACCAACCTCCCGGCCGGCACCACCCCGGGGGTGGCCACCATCCGCCGCACGCCCTCCACCAAGCCCTCGGTCCGCCGTACGCTCTCCAATGCTGGCCCCATCCCCATCCGACCCCCCATCGTCCCCGTGAAGACCCCCACAGTGCCCGACTCCCCTGGCTATGCCGGCCCCACGCGGGTGGGCAGTGAAGAGTGCGTCTTCTACGCTGACGATGCCTCTCCGAACCCCCTGGATTTTGCCAAAGCTTCGCCCAAGAGGCTGAGCCTTCCCAACACTGCCTGGGGTGGCGGTGCCATGGAGATCTCTGTCTACCCCGGGGCCGGCCAGCACCTCTCcgctgaggaagaggaggaccAACAGTTGGCTGCCAACCGGCACAGTTTGGTGGAGAAGATTGGGGAGCTGGTGGCCGGCGCCCACGCCCTGGGGGAAGGCCAGTTCCCCTTCCCCACCGCCCTCGTGGGGTCCGGCCCCAGCGAGGAGacccccgcgccgccccccgcGGCCTCCATGGACCCCCCGGCCGAAGACATGCTGGTGGCCATCCGGCGCGGGGTGCGCCTGCGCAGGACCGTCACCAACGACAGGTCGGCCCCGCGGATATTGTGA
- the MTSS2 gene encoding protein MTSS 2 isoform X6, producing METAEKECGALGGLFQAIINDMKSSYPIWEDFNSKATKLHSQLRTTVLAAVAFLDAFQKVADMATNTRGATRDIGSALTRMCMRHRSIEAKLRQFTNALMESLINPLQDRIEDWKKTANQLDKDHAKEYKRARHEIKKKSSDTLKLQKKARKGKGDLQPQLDNALQDVNDMYLLLEETEKQAVRKALIEERGRFCTFITFLQPVVNGELTMLGEITHLQGIIEDLVVLTAEPHKLPPASEQVIKDLKGSDYSWSYQTPPSSPSSSSSRKSSMCSVSSAKGGMAWPGGAQTCSPSSTYRYRSLAQPPAAATRLSSVSSHDSGFISQDAAYSKPPSPMPSDITSQDWSKASPYDQPVVPTLQRRKDRVEHLREAEMGSPAGGYPGIGAEDTPRPRMSPATIAAKHGEEVSPAASDLAMVLTRGLSLEHQKSSRDSLQYSSGYSTQTTTPSCSEDTIPSQGSDYDCYSVNGDVECDPQSDFDKSSTIPRNSNIAQNYRRMIQTKRPASTAGLPTGTNLPAGTTPGVATIRRTPSTKPSVRRTLSNAGPIPIRPPIVPVKTPTVPDSPGYAGPTRVGSEECVFYADDASPNPLDFAKASPKRLSLPNTAWGGGAMEISVYPGAGQHLSAEEEEDQQLAANRHSLVEKIGELVAGAHALGEGQFPFPTALVGSGPSEETPAPPPAASMDPPAEDMLVAIRRGVRLRRTVTNDRSAPRIL from the exons ATGGAGACGGCGGAGAAGGAGTGCGGAGCCCTCGGCGGCCTCTTCCAAGCCATCATCAACGACATGAAG AGCTCCTACCCCATATGGGAGGATTTCAACTCGAAGGCCACCAAGCTGCACTCCCAGCTCAG GACCACGGTGCTGGCCGCAGTTGCCTTCCTGGATGCCTTCCAGAAAGTGGCCGACATGGCCACCAACACCCGAG GTGCCACAAGGGACATTGGCTCGGCGCTGACCCGGATGTGCATGCGGCACCGCAGCATCGAGGCCAAGCTCCGGCAGTTCACCAA cgCCCTCATGGAGAGCCTGATAAACCCTTTGCAGGACAGGATTGAGGACTGGAAGAAAACTGCCAACCAGCTGGACAAGGACCATGCAAAAG AGTACAAGCGAGCACGCCATGAGATCAAGAAAAAATCCTCTGACACCCTCAAGCTCCAGAAAAAGGCTCGCAAAG GGAAGGGGgacctgcagccccagctggacAATGCGCTGCAGGACGTCAATGACATGtacctgctgctggaggagacagAGAAGCAGGCAGTCCGCAAAGCCCTCATCGAGGAGAGGGGCCGCTTCTGCACCTTCATCACCTTCCTGCAGCCCGTGGTG AACGGGGAGCTCACCATGCTGGGCGAGATTACCCACCTGCAGGGCATCATCGAGGACCTGGTGGTGCTCACCGCTGAGCCCCACAAGTTGCCCCCCGCCAGTGAGCAG GTGATCAAGGACCTGAAGGGCTCTGACTACAGCTGGTCCTACCAGACGCCCCCGTCCTcgcccagcagctccagctcccgCAAGTCCAGCATGTGCAG CGTTAGCAGTGCCAAGGGTGGCATGGCGTGGCCCGGCGGGGCTCAGACCTGCTCACCCAGTTCCACCTATCGCTACCGCAGCCTGGCGcagccccccgccgccgccacccgCCTCTCCAGCGTCTCCTCCCACGACTCCGGCTTCATCTCCCAGGACGCCGCTTATTCCAAGCCACCTTCCCCCATGCCCTCGGACATCACCAGCCAG GACTGGTCCAAGGCCAGCCCCTATGACCAGCCAGTGGTCCCTACCCTGCAGCGGCGCAAGGACCGTGTGGAGCACCTGCGGGAAGCAGAGATGGGCTCTCCTGCTGGGGGGTACCCGGGCATCGGTGCTGAGGACACTCCCAGGCCCCGGATGTCGCCGGCTACAATTGCTGCCAAG CATGGGGAGGAGgtgtctcctgctgccagcGACCTGGCCATGGTCTTGACCCGTGGGCTGAGCTTGGAGCACCAGAAGAGCAGCCGGGACTCGCTGCAGTACTCCAGTGGCTACAGCACGCAGACCACCactccctcctgctctgaggaCACCATCCCTTCCCAAG gctCCGACTACGACTGCTACTCGGTGAACGGTGACGTGGAGTGTGACCCCCAGAGTGATTTTGACAAGTCCTCCACCATCCCCCGCAACAGCAACATCGCCCAGAACTACCGGCGGATGATCCAGACCAAGCGTCCTGCCTCCACCGCCGGGCTGCCCACGGGCACCAACCTCCCGGCCGGCACCACCCCGGGGGTGGCCACCATCCGCCGCACGCCCTCCACCAAGCCCTCGGTCCGCCGTACGCTCTCCAATGCTGGCCCCATCCCCATCCGACCCCCCATCGTCCCCGTGAAGACCCCCACAGTGCCCGACTCCCCTGGCTATGCCGGCCCCACGCGGGTGGGCAGTGAAGAGTGCGTCTTCTACGCTGACGATGCCTCTCCGAACCCCCTGGATTTTGCCAAAGCTTCGCCCAAGAGGCTGAGCCTTCCCAACACTGCCTGGGGTGGCGGTGCCATGGAGATCTCTGTCTACCCCGGGGCCGGCCAGCACCTCTCcgctgaggaagaggaggaccAACAGTTGGCTGCCAACCGGCACAGTTTGGTGGAGAAGATTGGGGAGCTGGTGGCCGGCGCCCACGCCCTGGGGGAAGGCCAGTTCCCCTTCCCCACCGCCCTCGTGGGGTCCGGCCCCAGCGAGGAGacccccgcgccgccccccgcGGCCTCCATGGACCCCCCGGCCGAAGACATGCTGGTGGCCATCCGGCGCGGGGTGCGCCTGCGCAGGACCGTCACCAACGACAGGTCGGCCCCGCGGATATTGTGA